Within the Mycobacterium gordonae genome, the region TTGGCGGCAACAGCGACGCCGCGCTGAAGCGGGTCGCTGCCTGGGGTGACGGTTGGTACGGCTTCAACCTCGACGGCGTCGACGAGGTGCGGGACCGGATCGGCCGGCTCGACAAGTTGTGTGCCGAATCGGGGCGTGACCGTGCGGGGTTGCGGCTGGCGGTAGCCTTGGCTGCACCCAGGGTTGATGATGTCGGTGCTCTGGCCGAGCTTGGCGTCGACGAGCTGGTACTGGTGGAGGCGCCGCCGGACAGTGTCGACGCTGTGCCCGGCTGGATTTCGGCTTTTGCAGACGAATGGAAATCCGCGCTATGAATGCTGAGCTGTTGCCGCGAGAGCTGGCTGATGTTTCCGACGAGATCCGTCGGGTGCCGCCGCCCCCGACGCCGCAGGTGCCGTCACCGTATGCCTGCCGGTTAGCCGACCCCGATTCCGACGCCGAGCTGATCGCCGAGTGGATGCGCGATCCGCGGTTGGTGCGCAACTGGGGCCAGCCCTGGCCGGCGTCCCAGTGGCGTGAATGTCTGCGCGCCCAACTTGCCGGCAGTTATTGCAGGCCGTTCATCGGCAGCATCGACGGGGTGGATCACGGCTATGTCGAGTTGTATCGGGCCGCAAAAGATCTGGTCTCGACCCAATACGAATGTGACCCGTCGGATCTGGGGGTTCGGCTGGCGATGGCCGATTTGAAAGTCCTGAGTCAGGGCGTGGTGCTGCTGCTGCTGCCGCACTTCGTGGCCAGTGTGTTCAATGCCGACCCGCGGTGCCGTCGGATCATGTTCGATCCCGAACATCGCAATGCACCATTGCGCGAGTTCTGTGAGAAGGGCGGCTGCACCTATCTGGGCGAGCACGACAGCCTGGATCAGCGCCGTGCGCTGTATGTACTGCCTCGCACGCTCGATGACCTACCGCGAATCCGTGAGGCTCAGTAGTCGTACTCGGCCAGCGGTGTCTCGGGCATGCGTGGTGCGCCGTCCAGCGACATGGCCGCTGGCACCATCTCGCTTGTGACCAGTCCGTGGCGGGCCGTCAACTCGTCGATGACGGCGAAGCTGCGGGCGATCGCGTCGGGGGTGTCGACCACGATGGTCATCAGCGGCACCTTACGGACGAGGTGAAACAGCTTGTCGCCGTGCGGTTTATGGTCGCCGTGGAAGCCCCAGATGCCGCGCAGTACCGTCGCGCCGCGCGCGGTTCGCGAGCGCATCAGTTGCTGCACGATTGCGCGGTGGATCGGCTGGGCCTCGTCGTCGTCGACGTCGGCGGTGTGCACCATCAGCTTCTGCCACAGCGTGCGCCCCTGGCTGTCGATGGGCGGTAGCTCCTGGGGGCGGGCGAACAACTCGCCGTCGCGTTTGCACAGCCGTACGCGTTCGACGGTCAGCAGTGGGTTCGGCAACAAGGCGGCCAGTTCGGTAGCTGCCGCTGACACCTGTGGGGGCAACCCGATGCCGATGATCATCTGCGGCACGTTGACATTGCGGCCGAAGAACCTGGCCCGCTGGCGCTTGCCGAACGCGGTGCCGTCTACGCCGAGAAGGACTGTGGCGCCCGCGAATCCGTGCCGGTACAGCAGGTCGCAGACGGCCAGGTGCGCCGGCTTGCCGGCGGCGCGCACCTGCCGACCGACGTAGACGGTCAGTTTGGCGGCGTCTCCGGTGCGGCTGTCGATCTCGCTGAGCGCATCGGTGCCGCTGTCCCGGGTGATCAGGCGCGCCCGTTCCATCGTCACCAGCCCATGGCCGGTCATGGCGGCGACGTCGTCGACGAGCCCGCGGATCTTGGATTCGACGTCGACCGCGACGATCGTCACCGGCGGGTCCTCGGACAGGCTCAGCGAGACGTCGCTGTGCAGGCCGCCGGTGGGCCCGAAGCTGGTGACTCCGCGCATCATCACGCTGGTGGCCACGCCGCGGGCGCCGAAGAGGTCCAGCATCTCGTCGGCCAGGAATCGTTGCGGTGCGCCGACGGCGCGCTGGCGTTCGCCGAAGTAGGCGGTCAGCTTCAGGCTCTTCTCGCTCATATCAGCCCCGCGATCCGTTGTCCGAGCAGCACCGCGCCCAGCCCGAGCAGGACGCTGACGGCGACATTGGCGAATGCCGCCAGCATCCGGCGTTCTTCGCCGAGGCGTTGAGTTTCCAGCATCCACGTGGAGAACGTGGTGTAGGCGCCGACGAAAGCGGTGCCGATCAGCAGTGACACGTCCTTGGGCAGGGTCAGGCTGGTGAGAAACCCCAGCAGCGCGGCGCCGGTGATGTTGACCGTCAGCGTGCCGTAGGGGAACGGCCGACCCGCCCGACGGGCCACCGTGCGATCCACCAGGAACCTCGTCACCGAACCGACTCCGCCGATGAACATCACTCCAACCCAGAGCAGGACCGTTGTCATCGGATGCGTACCCGACGTACCAGAGCGGTGGCCAGGTATACCGCCACGAATCCCACCGCGATGCTGACGATGGTGTACGTGGCGGCCAGCACCCAGTAACCGTGCTCGATCATCTTGATGGTTTCCACCTGCATGGTGGAGAAAGTGGTTAAGCCACCACACAATCCGGTTCCTAGTAGCGGACGTCGATAGCTCGACAACGGCAGTCGCTCCAGCAGTCGGGTGGTGAAGTAGCCGACCAGGAATGCACCGACGATGTTGACCACGAACGTGGGCCAGGGCCATCGGGCCGGATCGGGGACGGCGAGCATGGCCAGGGCTGCGCGAGCTACCGAGCCGAGTGCACCGCCGGCGAAGATGGCCGCCAACTCGCGATAGTCAGGCCGTGCCACGGCTGTTTCCTTCCGGTCTGCCAACTGTGCGCCTACGCAGCCTAAAGCGTGTGGCGGCTTGCGGGCAGAATTGGTGACCATGGCCAACCCGCGAGCCGGTCAGCCGGCCCAGCCCGAAGACCTCGTCGACCTGCCGCACCTGGTGACGGCGTACTACACGATCGCGCCCGATCCCGACGACGTTGCCCAGCAGGTGGTGTTCGGCACCTCGGGTCACCGGGGATCGGCTTTGAACGGTGCGTTCAACGAGGCGCACATCCTGGCGACCACGCAGGCGATCGTCGAGTACCGCGCGGCGCAGGGGACCACCGGGCCGCTGTTCATCGGTCGTGACACACACGGGTTGTCAGAGCCGGCCTGGGTGTCGGCGTTGGAGGTGCTCGCCGGGAACGGCGTTGTGGCCGTTGTTGATTCGAGGGACCGCTACACGCCGACGCCGGCGATCAGCCATGCCATCCTGACCTACAATCGGGGCCGCAGCGCCGGGCTGGCCGACGGCATCGTGGTGACTCCGTCGCACAACCCCCCGTCCGACGGCGGCTTCAAGTACAACCCGCCCAACGGCGGCCCGGCCGACAGTGTCGCGACGGATGTGATCGCCAAGCGCGCCAACGAGATTCTGCGCGATCTGTCTGTGGTGCGGCGGGTGCCGTTGGCGGGCGCGCTGAGTGCGGTGCAGCGACATGACTATCTGAGTGCCTACGTCGACGACCTGGTCAACGTGGTCGACATCGACGCGATCCGCGCGGCGGGGGTGCGCATCGGTGCGGATCCGCTGGGCGGGGCCAGCGTGGACTACTGGGCGGCTATAGCCGATCGTCATGGCCTGGATCTGACGGTGGTCAATCCCTTGGTCGACGCGACGTGGCGGTTCATGACGCTGGATCACGACGGCAAGATCCGGATGGACTGCAGCTCGGCGGATGCGATGGCGGGGCTGATCGCCAACCGGGACCGGTACCAGATCGCCACCGGCAACGACGCCGACTCCGACCGCCACGGCATCGTCACGCCCGACGGGGGGCTGCTTAATCCCAACCACTATCTGGCCGTGGCCATCGACTACCTGTACACCCACCGGCCGTCGTGGCCGGCAGGGGTTGGCGTCGGCAAGACGGCGGTCAGTTCGTCGATCATCGACCGCGTGGTAGCCGGTATCGGCCGGCAGCTGGTGGAGGTGCCGGTCGGCTTCAAGTGGTTCGTCGACGGGTTGATCGGCGGGACCATCGGGTTCGGGGGAGAGGAATCGGCAGGGGCGTCGTTCCTGCGGCGCGACGGCTCGGTATGGACCACCGACAAGGACGGGATCATCCTGGCGTTGCTGGCCTCGGAGATCCTGGCGGTGACCGGTCTGACGCCGTCACAACGGTATGCGCAATTGACCTCTGACTATGGATCGCCCGTGTATGCACGGGTGGACGCGCCGGCCGACCGCGAGCAGAAGGCCCGGCTGGGGCGGTTGTCGGCGTCGGAGGTGACGGCGACTGAGCTGGCGGGGGAGCCGATCGTGGCGAAACTGACGACTGCGCCCGGAAATGGGTCGCCGCTCGGCGGGCTCAAGGTGACCACGGCCAACGCGTGGTTCGCCGCCCGGCCGTCGGGCACCGAGGACGTCTACAAGATCTACGCCGAGTCGTTTCTGGGCGCGGAGCATCTGGCGGAGGTGCAGGCTGTGGCGCGGAAGGTGGTCAATGCAGCGATCGGGTAGGACTGGTTTGTCCCATCCGTCACACCTGCACCTTCGGGGAAGTGGTGACACCTCGGCGAAGTCGATATCGCCGGTGATATCACGTGGTGCTGACCAGCGACTTTGAACGGCCGAGGCCGGTGGTGTAGCTTCGATGAGCACGACATCTTGGGGCTATGGCGCAGCTGGTAGCGCACCACACTGGCAGTGTGGGGGTCAGGGGTTCGAGTCCCCTTAGCTCCACCAAGAAATAACGGGTCAAGGGCGGCATCCAACCGGCCCGACAAACCTAAGAACGGCACCCGCCCCCACACCGCACGCGCTGCGGCACGCCTGCGCGAGCTGGGTCCTATC harbors:
- a CDS encoding GNAT family N-acetyltransferase, whose product is MNAELLPRELADVSDEIRRVPPPPTPQVPSPYACRLADPDSDAELIAEWMRDPRLVRNWGQPWPASQWRECLRAQLAGSYCRPFIGSIDGVDHGYVELYRAAKDLVSTQYECDPSDLGVRLAMADLKVLSQGVVLLLLPHFVASVFNADPRCRRIMFDPEHRNAPLREFCEKGGCTYLGEHDSLDQRRALYVLPRTLDDLPRIREAQ
- a CDS encoding DUF190 domain-containing protein, with product MSEKSLKLTAYFGERQRAVGAPQRFLADEMLDLFGARGVATSVMMRGVTSFGPTGGLHSDVSLSLSEDPPVTIVAVDVESKIRGLVDDVAAMTGHGLVTMERARLITRDSGTDALSEIDSRTGDAAKLTVYVGRQVRAAGKPAHLAVCDLLYRHGFAGATVLLGVDGTAFGKRQRARFFGRNVNVPQMIIGIGLPPQVSAAATELAALLPNPLLTVERVRLCKRDGELFARPQELPPIDSQGRTLWQKLMVHTADVDDDEAQPIHRAIVQQLMRSRTARGATVLRGIWGFHGDHKPHGDKLFHLVRKVPLMTIVVDTPDAIARSFAVIDELTARHGLVTSEMVPAAMSLDGAPRMPETPLAEYDY
- the crcB gene encoding fluoride efflux transporter CrcB, whose amino-acid sequence is MTTVLLWVGVMFIGGVGSVTRFLVDRTVARRAGRPFPYGTLTVNITGAALLGFLTSLTLPKDVSLLIGTAFVGAYTTFSTWMLETQRLGEERRMLAAFANVAVSVLLGLGAVLLGQRIAGLI
- the crcB gene encoding fluoride efflux transporter CrcB, with amino-acid sequence MARPDYRELAAIFAGGALGSVARAALAMLAVPDPARWPWPTFVVNIVGAFLVGYFTTRLLERLPLSSYRRPLLGTGLCGGLTTFSTMQVETIKMIEHGYWVLAATYTIVSIAVGFVAVYLATALVRRVRIR
- the pgm gene encoding phosphoglucomutase (alpha-D-glucose-1,6-bisphosphate-dependent), whose translation is MANPRAGQPAQPEDLVDLPHLVTAYYTIAPDPDDVAQQVVFGTSGHRGSALNGAFNEAHILATTQAIVEYRAAQGTTGPLFIGRDTHGLSEPAWVSALEVLAGNGVVAVVDSRDRYTPTPAISHAILTYNRGRSAGLADGIVVTPSHNPPSDGGFKYNPPNGGPADSVATDVIAKRANEILRDLSVVRRVPLAGALSAVQRHDYLSAYVDDLVNVVDIDAIRAAGVRIGADPLGGASVDYWAAIADRHGLDLTVVNPLVDATWRFMTLDHDGKIRMDCSSADAMAGLIANRDRYQIATGNDADSDRHGIVTPDGGLLNPNHYLAVAIDYLYTHRPSWPAGVGVGKTAVSSSIIDRVVAGIGRQLVEVPVGFKWFVDGLIGGTIGFGGEESAGASFLRRDGSVWTTDKDGIILALLASEILAVTGLTPSQRYAQLTSDYGSPVYARVDAPADREQKARLGRLSASEVTATELAGEPIVAKLTTAPGNGSPLGGLKVTTANAWFAARPSGTEDVYKIYAESFLGAEHLAEVQAVARKVVNAAIG
- a CDS encoding tyrosine-type recombinase/integrase, which produces MTGQGRHPTGPTNLRTAPAPTPHALRHACASWVLSAGVPMPAVYRHLGHESALMTADI